TCGCTCTCGCTGTCGTCGACGAAGGACCTCGTCCGATCGATGACCGACGGTGTCTTCGTGTCGGCCCCTTCACCGCTCGCCAGTCGTTCGTGTGCCATCGCCCCGAGCCTGACGAGCGTCGACGCCAGCTCGCGGAGGTAGTCATTGTCGTTGACGGTCTGCCACGCGCTCGCCAGCGGCCCAGAGAGCACGTCTCGAGGCAGTATTTCGAAGAACGAGTCATGCTCGTCGAACCCGTCGGTGAGGCTGGTGTAGGGGGTGATCCACGCGTTCGAGGAGTAACATGCCGTGTCGTACCCTGCAGACGACAGGGCCGATGCGAGGGTCGTGACGTTGTCAAGGTACGGACTCCCCTGATCGGCCCCGTGTTGGCTCGGATAGAGACCGGTAAACAGCGAAGCGTGGACCGGTAACGTCCACGGTGCGGGCGCGACCGCCGACTCGAAAATGGTCGCCTCCTCAGCGAACCGCGAGAGGGTGGGCGCCGTCTCCCGTTCGTAGCCGTACGGGCCGAGGTGATCCTTCCGGACCGTGTCCAGGACGACGAACAGGACGTTCGACGGAGCCGTCTCGTCTCGCCTCGCAGGGTCCGCTCCGCTTCCTCGAGCCGTCGACCGTGAGTACACCCCGTCGCTGGAGAGCAAAGACGACGCTGCCGGGAGAGCGAGATCGGTCATGGGACTACTGCGTTACTCGGACGGTCCGCAATTTGTTATGGAGCAGGTACACCACGGAAACCGACTGCACACTGTCGTAGTGGATCATTGACCCGTGTTCAACAGTTGAGTCGATCTCCCCGCCTCGAGACCGCGTATCGGTTTCATCGGTGCGAGCGGCTCCAAAAGCCGGTACGAAAGCCGGTGACTGGTCAGTAACCGATCTCTCCGTGTGCCGCCGACGGATAATACTCGATTGGTAGCGCCGAATCACGCCCGTTCCAGATTCGACCGCGAGAGCCGGAAAGAGAGATCGACCGAGAGTCAGCAATCGATCGAAGCAAGGGCTGGCAGCAATCAGACGTTTCAAGTCACCTGATGATTCATACCAGCCATGGACGAGCGAAACCGGCGTGCATATCTCATCGGAGCCTTCGGTGCGATCGCGGTCCTCGCCGTCCTGTTTTTCATCGTCGGTGCACGCCCGATTCTCGACTCGTTGCTCTCAGCCGACCCCTTCCTCGTCGCGGCGACGTTCGGTCTCGCGCTCTGTTGGCTGGCCGTCTGGAGCCTAATGCTCCGAACCGTCCTCGCCACGCTCGGCATCGAGATTCCACTCATCAGGTCGTTTTTCGTCTACGCCGGGGCCGTCTTCGCCAACAACGTCACCCCGTTCGGTCAGGCCGGCGGCGAACCGGTCGCGGCGCTGCTCATCTCGAAGGTCTCCGACTCACGCTACGAGACCGGACTCGTTGGGATCGCGAGCGTCGACGTCCTCAACGTCATCCCCTCGATTTCGCTCGTCTTCGTCGGCGTCGGCTACTACGCGACCACCGCCGCCATCGGCGACCGCCTCGAGACGGCCGTCGGATCGGCCGTCGTGCTGATCAGCGCAATCTTGCTCGCGATGGGGCTCGTCTGGCGGTACCGGGACGCGATCATCGAGCGAGTCCCAGCCGTCATCGCGCCCCGTATCGGTCGACTCGGCCTCGAGCGATTCGATTCGGACACGCTCGAGGACGACCTCACAGACCGAATGGGGCGGTTCTTCGAGAACATCGAACGGATCGCGACGAACCGGTGGCGTCTCGGCGCGATTATCGGACTCTCGCTGTGTGGCTGGCTCTTTCAGACCGCGGCGCTGCTGGCGGCATTCGCCGCGCTGGGGCACAGCGTCCCGGTGTACGTCCTGTTATTCGCGATTCCGCTCGCGAATATCGCCGGTGCAGCCCCGCTCCCGGGCGGACTCGGTGGGATCGAGGCCGCATTCGTCACGCTGCTCGTCCCGACGACGGGGATCGAAGCGTCGGCCGTCACGGCGGCCGTGCTGCTCTTCAGAGGCGCGGTCTACTGGATGCCGATCCTCATCGGTGGTATCTCGGTGTCGGCGCTGGGAATCGGGCGGGTACAGTGAGTCGAAATTGGCCGGTTCCGAGCAGTTAACCCGTCCGAGGCCCGAATGCGAACAACCGCCCGAAATCGATGTACCGAGACGGCCACGCCGGATTCAATGCGCTCCTGTATGCACCCTTTGTCCCACTCGTCAGCGCCAGCTACTCGCTCGAGGCGGCCCTCTGGGGAGCGGTGCTGGCACTTGCCGCGGCGACCCTCCCCGACTTTGATCAAGGGATTCCGTGGATCGACCACCGTGGGCCGACCCATACTGTCTGGTTCGCCCTCCTATTCGGTCTGATAGCCGGTGCCGGGACGGTACTCGTTGCCCGCTCGAGTTTCGGTTCCGGTGGCGGGTTCACCTTCGGCTTCGGGTTCGTCATAGGGACGTGTGGGATCCTCGCCCACCTCGTGGGAGACGTCGTGACGCCGATGGGGATCAGCCCGTTTGCGCCCGTCTCGCGGGCCCACATGACGCTCAACTGGTTCAAATCGAAGAACGAGGGGCTCAATCGGGCGTTCCTGCTCGTCGGGTCGGCAGCGTTACTAGGGGCGTTGCTGCTGGCGATCTATCGGCCGGTCCTGGTGACGCCCGCCGGTTAATTCGACCGTTGCTGAGAGGTATCGTCGGTCCGGGCCCACTCGCTGACGCCGTCCAGATCATTCGTCCGCAACGCGAGAATCCCCAGCGAGACCGACCAAAGCACGGTCGTCGCGATCACGCCGTGGACATCAAGGCCGGGACTCCACGTCGTCCTGACCGGGAACAGCCACTGAATGCCCATCGGCGACAGCGCGTCGATGAGGAGGTGTGAACTGATCGCGAGCGCGGCGGCGAGCGCGGTCGCCCGCGCTCGACGAACGCCGGCCGTCCCGACCGCCACTGCGTATACGCCGGCGACGACCACCAGCGCGAACAGCGGCGAGTGTGTGATCCCGCGGTGGACGAACGGCCACCCCCAGTCGGCCGGAAAGAGGAAGTCCGCGTCCGGGAGAAGCGCGAAAACAATACCCATCCACGCCCCCGTCCGCGGGCCGACGCCGGTGAATCCGCGAGCGAGCGCGATGCCGACGGCAGCGTGTGTCGCGAACGCGACTGTCAGAAAGAGAATCCGCCCTCCCTCCATTGGTTCGACCTTCGACTGGAAGTGGAATATACCTTGTGTCCCTCGGCGATTCGATCCTGACTTCCGTACCGATCGTCGCTCGAGCGAGCGTGCGAGTGCGGGTACTTACGCGGGCTGCAACTGCAAGCCCACGATTTCAGTCGCCGAACGGAGTCATCTTGAAGGCGGATTCCGATCACCAATGGTCCCGCTCCAACTCACAGAGACGCCGCCCTGGCTCGAGTCGCTGTTCACCTCGGAGATCGGATTCGCGATCCTGTTCGGCGTCTGTGTCCTCGAGGGAGCGATGTTGCTGCGGTTCATGCCCAGCGAACTCGTCGTGCCGGCTGCGCTGGCACTGATCGGCTCGTCGATCGCCGAGGCGGTCGCGATCGTCGTCCTCGCGGTCGTCGGGACGACCATCGGACAACTGCTTCTATTCGGTCTCGTCCGGCGCGCCGGCCGGGAGTACATCATGCAGACGCGGTGGGTCCCGATCAGCGAGTCGCGACTCGAGCGGTTCGACGGCTGGTTCGACCGCTGGGGACCCGTCGCCGTTCCGGTGAGCAATACGATGCTGTTCGTCCGGGGGCTGCTCACCGTTCCCGCCGGGTTATCGGAGATGGATCGGCGGTCGTTCCTCGTGCTGTCGGCGGCCGGTTCGCTGTCCTTCCAGTCGATCCTCGCCGCGCTCTACCTGTTCGGCGGCTATCTCCTCGTCTGAGGGCGTCTGAAAACGTCAAAGCGGCCGTGATTTCTCGAGTTAGACGCTGGAAATAATCGGTTAGTAATACGTACTTAGTTATCGGAGTCAACTGCTACCGGAAGAGTACAAGACACCGTTGTCCCCTTGCCAGGGTCGGAGTCGATCCAATGTCGCCGCCGTGGCGCTCGATGATGCGCTCGCACAGCGCTAGCCCGATTCCCGTCCCCCCACCCTCCACTTGAGTGTGGAGGCTCTGGAATACGTCGAAAACGCGGTCGGTATCCGTGGGGTCGATACCAACACCCTCGTCGCGAACCGATACCGTCCACTCGTCGTCTGCCTGCTCGGCCGCGACATGAACCCGCGGTGGCTCCTCGCCACTATACTCGATAGCGTTATCCAGCAGATTTTGGAACACCTGCCGGAGTTGGTCGGTGTCGCCTTCGACGCAGGGGAGATCCTCCGAGACTATCTCCGCGTCGTCCTCCTCGATTTTCACCTGGAGGTCCTCGCGCACATCCTCGAGAACATCGTTCAGATTAACCACCTCGAATGAATCGCCTTGTGTTTCAACCCGCGAATACTCGAGCAACCCATCGATCATGTCACGCATCCGGTCGGCACCGTCGACGGCGAAGTCGATGAACTCCCGGCCGTCCTCGTCGAGGTCATCGCTGTAGCGACGGTCGATGAGTTCAAGGTAACTCGTGACCATCCGCAACGGCTCTTGGAGGTCGTGCGAGGCGGCATAGGCGAACTGCTCTAACTCCTCGTTGGACTCCTCGAGCTCTCGCTCATACGCCTTGCGCTCGAGTTCATTGCTCACCCAGTTACTGAGCAGGCCGACAAACGCCACTTCCCAATCGGAAAACTCCTCGGTCCGTGCCTCCATCCCGTAGAAGCAGAACGTTCCGTACACTTCTCCGTGTACGATGACCGGTGTACCGAGATAACAGGAAATACCCCACTCAGGGTCGACCAATTCTGGAGCCTCCGCCGCAACGTCCTGGAGGACGAGCGTCTCCGCAGTCTCGACGACATGCGAACAGTTGGGAAGGGTCTCCAGCGGCGTCGTGTCACCTGACTCGAGGTCCACCTCCTCCGGAGTAGCCACGTGCTCAAAAATGTACTCGCCATAATCTTCATTAACGCACGAGAGCGTCGCGAACTTGGTCCCGATTGCCGTGCGGACCACTTCGAGGAGCAATGTAATCTGCTGGGAGAACGGTTGGTCTGGGGCCGCCATCACATCAGAAGCACGCCGGAGGGCTTGCTCACGCTCCTCGAGTTCCTGCTGACGGTCATCCGGGTCAGTGATGTCGCGTACGTACACTGAAAGACCGGTTTCAGAGGGGTAGACACGTACCTCGAACCAGCTATCCTGCGGCGGATAGTACGC
This genomic stretch from Natrinema sp. SYSU A 869 harbors:
- a CDS encoding VTT domain-containing protein, which encodes MVPLQLTETPPWLESLFTSEIGFAILFGVCVLEGAMLLRFMPSELVVPAALALIGSSIAEAVAIVVLAVVGTTIGQLLLFGLVRRAGREYIMQTRWVPISESRLERFDGWFDRWGPVAVPVSNTMLFVRGLLTVPAGLSEMDRRSFLVLSAAGSLSFQSILAALYLFGGYLLV
- a CDS encoding lysylphosphatidylglycerol synthase transmembrane domain-containing protein; translation: MDERNRRAYLIGAFGAIAVLAVLFFIVGARPILDSLLSADPFLVAATFGLALCWLAVWSLMLRTVLATLGIEIPLIRSFFVYAGAVFANNVTPFGQAGGEPVAALLISKVSDSRYETGLVGIASVDVLNVIPSISLVFVGVGYYATTAAIGDRLETAVGSAVVLISAILLAMGLVWRYRDAIIERVPAVIAPRIGRLGLERFDSDTLEDDLTDRMGRFFENIERIATNRWRLGAIIGLSLCGWLFQTAALLAAFAALGHSVPVYVLLFAIPLANIAGAAPLPGGLGGIEAAFVTLLVPTTGIEASAVTAAVLLFRGAVYWMPILIGGISVSALGIGRVQ
- a CDS encoding metal-dependent hydrolase, whose amino-acid sequence is MEGGRILFLTVAFATHAAVGIALARGFTGVGPRTGAWMGIVFALLPDADFLFPADWGWPFVHRGITHSPLFALVVVAGVYAVAVGTAGVRRARATALAAALAISSHLLIDALSPMGIQWLFPVRTTWSPGLDVHGVIATTVLWSVSLGILALRTNDLDGVSEWARTDDTSQQRSN
- a CDS encoding ATP-binding protein; translated protein: MTGPETPGKSSRQSSPEAVLERVTDAVFALDEDWRFTYFNDRAEAMFQREQAKLQGKGIWEEFPVMTDSTFQWELERAMEIQEPVRFEAYYPPQDSWFEVRVYPSETGLSVYVRDITDPDDRQQELEEREQALRRASDVMAAPDQPFSQQITLLLEVVRTAIGTKFATLSCVNEDYGEYIFEHVATPEEVDLESGDTTPLETLPNCSHVVETAETLVLQDVAAEAPELVDPEWGISCYLGTPVIVHGEVYGTFCFYGMEARTEEFSDWEVAFVGLLSNWVSNELERKAYERELEESNEELEQFAYAASHDLQEPLRMVTSYLELIDRRYSDDLDEDGREFIDFAVDGADRMRDMIDGLLEYSRVETQGDSFEVVNLNDVLEDVREDLQVKIEEDDAEIVSEDLPCVEGDTDQLRQVFQNLLDNAIEYSGEEPPRVHVAAEQADDEWTVSVRDEGVGIDPTDTDRVFDVFQSLHTQVEGGGTGIGLALCERIIERHGGDIGSTPTLARGQRCLVLFR
- a CDS encoding metal-dependent hydrolase, whose product is MYRDGHAGFNALLYAPFVPLVSASYSLEAALWGAVLALAAATLPDFDQGIPWIDHRGPTHTVWFALLFGLIAGAGTVLVARSSFGSGGGFTFGFGFVIGTCGILAHLVGDVVTPMGISPFAPVSRAHMTLNWFKSKNEGLNRAFLLVGSAALLGALLLAIYRPVLVTPAG